Proteins encoded by one window of Arachis ipaensis cultivar K30076 chromosome B04, Araip1.1, whole genome shotgun sequence:
- the LOC107639565 gene encoding elongator complex protein 2 yields the protein MTMQSSGTVGVKRVFIGAGCNRIVNNVSWGASGFVSFGAHNAVAIFCPKSANILTTLPGHKAVVNCTHWLPSSKFLFKAKQLEQHYLLSGDADGAIILWELSLIDGKWREVLQVPKLHKKGVTCISGIMLSQTEALFASTSSDGTICLWELVFPPTRNGDCKLSCLDSFSIGSKSMVTLSMAELPGTGGQIVLATGGLDNKIHLYCGGRAGKLVHACELKGHTDWIRSLDFSLPISINGDANNIFLVSSSQDKCIRIWKMALRSSITTGNGIYKKEEISLLSYIEGPVLVAGSSSFQISLESLLIGHEDWVYSVQWQPPLVDSVERDAYYQPQSILSASMDKTMMIWQPEKNSGVWMNVVTVGELSHCALGFYGGHWSPSGDSILAHGYGGSFHLWKNVVNDNWLPQKVPSGHFASVTDVAWAKSGDYIMAVSHDQTARIYAPWKVEASLKKGEFWHEIARPQVHGHDINCMAVVHGKGNHRFVSGADEKVARVFEAPLSFLKTLNNASLKKNCSSDDVLTDVQILGANMSALGLSQKPIYVHAVHEAPERGVADGLDTLETIPDAVPTVFSEPPIEDQLAWNTLWPETHKLYGHGNELFSLCCDHRGELVASSCKAQSPTVAEVWLWQVGSWKSVGRLQSHSLTVTQMEFSHDDNFLLTVSRDRQFSVFTITRTGTDEINYSLLARQEGHKRIIWSCSWNPHSHEFATGSRDKTVKIWAIEKESSVRPLLTLPQFASSVTALSWIGLYDRRNNGLLAIGMENGQIELWRLSYNRADDGSISAPGLAATLAVRVDPFICHASTVNRLAWRKNDEDHMSMQLASCGADNCIRVFDVTVE from the exons ATGACAATGCAGAGTAGCGGCACAGTTGGAGTGAAGAGAGTGTTCATAGGAGCAGGATGCAACAGAATAGTCAACAACGTTTCATGGGGTGCTTCTGGTTTTGTCTCTTTCGGAGCCCACAACGCCGTTGCTATATTCTGCCCCAAG AGTGCAAATATTTTGACTACTCTTCCGGGTCACAAGGCAGTTGTGAATTGCACACACTGGTTACCAAGCAGCAAGTTCCTAtttaaag CAAAACAGTTGGAGCAGCATTATTTGCTATCTGGGGATGCAGATGGTGCTATTATTTTGTGGGAACTGTCCCTTATTGATGGAAAG TGGAGGGAAGTGTTGCAAGTACCAAAATTACACAAAAAAGGTGTTACATGCATTAGTGGAATTATGCTTTCCCAAACTGAGGCATTGTTTGCATCTACTTCCTCAGATGGCACTATTTGTCTATGGGAATTGGTATTTCCACCGACACGCAATG GTGACTGTAAATTGTCATGTCTGGATTCTTTCTCCATTGGTTCCAAATCTATGGTAACCTTGTCGATGGCGGAATTGCCTGGAACTGGTGGGCAGATAGTCCTTGCTACGGGAGGGTTGGATAACAAGATCCATCTTTATTGTGGAGGAAGGGCAGGAAAG CTTGTACATGCATGTGAGCTGAAAGGACATACAGATTGGATTCGGAGCTTGGACTTCTCACTGCCTATAAGCATCAATGGGGACGCAAACAATATTTTTCTAGTGAGTTCGTCTCAAGATAAATGCATACGAATTTGGAAGATGGCGCTACGGAGCTCTATTACCACTGGAAACGGCATATacaagaaggaagaaataagccTTTTATCCTATATAGAAGGTCCTGTACTTGTAGCTGGTTCATCCTCTTTTCAGATATCATTGGAATCTCTTTTGATCGGACATGAGGATTGGGTATATTCAGTCCAGTGGCAGCCCCCTTTGGTTGATTCTGTGGAAAGGGATGCCTATTACCAACCACAAAGCATTTTATCGGCTTCTATGGACAAAACTATGATGATCTGGCAACCTGAAAAGAATTCTGGTGTCTGGATGAATGTCGTCACTGTTGGGGAACTAAGCCATTGTGCTCTGGGGTTCTATGGTGGTCACTGGAGCCCAAGCGGAGATTCAATCTTAGCACATGGTTATGGTGGTTCATTCCATCTTTGGAAAAATGTTGTCAATGATAATTGGCTGCCACAAAAGGTCCCCTCTGGTCATTTCGCATCAGTGACGGATGTTGCATGGGCCAAATCCGGTGATTACATTATGGCTGTTAGTCATGACCag ACAGCTAGAATTTATGCTCCGTGGAAAGTTGAGGCATCTCTAAAGAAAGGGGAGTTCTGGCATGAAATAGCAAGGCCTCAGGTACATGGACATGATATAAATTGTATGGCAGTTGTTCATGGTAAGGGAAATCATCGTTTTGTAAGTGGAGCTGATGAGAAAGTTGCACGAGTGTTTGAAGCTCCATTATCATTTTTGAAGACATTAAACAATGCTTCTCTGAAGAAGAATTGTTCTTCTGATGATgtcctcacagatgttcagattTTGGGTGCAAATATGTCTGCTCTTGGACTATCACAGAAACCTATATATGTTCATG CTGTACATGAGGCCCCTGAGAGAGGTGTGGCCGATGGTCTTGATACCCTAGAAACTATTCCGGATGCAGTTCCAACCGTGTTCTCTGAACCTCCAATTGAGGATCAACTGGCTTGGAACACACTGTGGCCTGAAACACACAAACTCTATGGTCATGGAAATGAACTATTTTCTTTATGCTGTGACCATAGGGGTGAGCTTGTTGCATCATCATGCAAG GCGCAATCTCCAACTGTGGCAGAAGTATGGCTTTGGCAGGTGGGTTCATGGAAATCAGTTGGCCGCTTGCAATCTCACAGCTTAACAGTGACACAGATGGAATTCTCACATGATGACAACTTTCTTTTGACTGTCTCAAGGGATCGCCAGTTCTCCGTTTTTACAATTACAAGAACAG GCACTGATGAAATCAACTATAGTCTTCTTGCAAGGCAGGAAGGACATAAACGAATTATCTGGTCATGTTCTTGGAATCCACATAGTCATGAATTTGCAACGGGCTCACGGGATAAGACGGTGAAAATCTGGGCCATAGAGAAGGAATCGTCAGTCAGACCACTTTTGACTTTACCTCAATTTGCAAGTAGTGTGACTGCACTATCTTGGATTGGCCTATATGATCGGAGAAACAATGGACTTCTAGCCATTGGAATGGAAAATGGTCAAATAGAACTGTGGAGACTATCTTACAACAGAGCAGATGATGGGAGCATTTCGGCCCCAGGTTTGGCTGCCACACTTGCGGTACGTGTTGATCCATTTATATGCCATGCCTCTACTGTAAACCGTCTCGCATGGAGGAAGAATGACGAAGATCATATGAGTATGCAACTGGCTTCATGTGGAGCTGATAATTGTATAAGAGTCTTTGACGTAACTGTTGAGTAA
- the LOC107637928 gene encoding transcription factor HBP-1b(c38), whose protein sequence is MADANAAMFIAFLEEWMIRQRNYHQELLAAQENRHRLRDSDKREVINRVLCHYEEYFEEKSKIAQRDIFLVFSPPWFSSLEKSFLWIAGFKPGKAFHLVNQAVRDLTNEQRRRLSQLSMETRMKERDLNDELAKAHESLASPPLVDTVRTHGRACLSRTRSTEARELEREADEGPPSELRAAMESVVASADELRTNTALNVLQILRADQAVTFLTAVAELQLKIRSLGFEKDAQTAAAQNH, encoded by the coding sequence ATGGCTGATGCGAATGCAGCGATGTTCATTGCCTTCCTGGAAGAGTGGATGATTCGCCAAAGAAACTACCACCAAGAGCTTCTGGCTGCGCAGGAAAACCGTCATCGACTTCGAGATTCCGATAAGAGGGAAGTCATAAACAGAGTACTCTGCCACTACGAGGAATACTTCGAAGAGAAGTCAAAAATTGCCCAACGCGATATCTTCCTAGTGTTCTCGCCACCGTGGTTCAGTTCCTTGGAGAAGTCGTTCCTATGGATCGCCGGGTTCAAGCCAGGAAAAGCATTCCACCTCGTGAACCAGGCGGTACGCGACTTGACTAACGAACAACGGCGCAGGCTGAGCCAGCTCAGCATGGAGACGAGGATGAAGGAGAGAGACCTCAACGACGAGCTGGCCAAGGCTCACGAGAGCCTCGCAAGCCCGCCGCTCGTTGATACGGTGAGAACCCATGGCAGGGCGTGTCTGAGTCGCACGAGGTCCACGGAGGCCCGAGAATTAGAAAGAGAAGCAGATGAAGGTCCTCCAAGCGAGCTTCGTGCGGCAATGGAGAGCGTTGTGGCAAGTGCGGATGAATTGAGGACAAATACGGCATTGAATGTACTGCAGATATTGAGGGCAGATCAGGCGGTTACTTTCTTGACAGCTGTTGCTGAGCTTCAGCTTAAGATCAGGTCCTTGGGGTTTGAGAAGGATGCACAAACTGCAGCTGCTCAAAATCattga
- the LOC107639566 gene encoding phosphoinositide phosphatase SAC8 (The sequence of the model RefSeq protein was modified relative to this genomic sequence to represent the inferred CDS: added 40 bases not found in genome assembly) produces the protein MDIEPSLVGSAERFKLDHELELHEFEDKFVIKSLQSPNQGFWISRRDGNINFLDDETCSGSPSRTSTIYGVVGTIRLVVGTYVVVITSCKEVGSFLGYPVYRVMSMRVLACNDALKFSTGQEKKDEAYFMTLLNIVESTPGLYYSYETDITLNLQRRNKLVEGWMSKPLWKQADPRYVWNRHLSEELIECKLDRFIVPIIQGSFQVAELKLKDSHAMVTLVSRRCNRRLGTRMWRRGANLEGDAANFIETEQLLETEGFRSSFLQVRGSIPLLWEQIVDLSYKPHLSVIKHEQTPLVVERHFSDLSQRYGEIIAIDLTEKHGEEGQLSAAYAAEMKNVPNVRYVPFDFHGHCKDSNFDNLEILYDQISEDAEKQRYFLIDREGNVQEEQRGVIRSNCVDSLDRTNVTQCYLAQKALNLQLQRIGVLSPSECISMFDEEYGKYRALWAEQGDEISLEYTGTHALKGDIVRYGKQTIFGMIKDGMSALSRYYLNNFHDGIRQDALDLISGHYTVNRNSLSPIGQNGFDPFSHNLNAVSGNTLCLTSTNTSIEYDTFLPVTSALIIGGLTATTLTVQQVGRNVHQYVSTAICAGITAGVMAILKANGRQFCSRPRLCGLL, from the exons ATGGACATTGAACCCTCTTTGGTGGGTTCAGCTGAGAGATTCAAGCTAGATCATGAACTCGAATTGCACGAATTCGAGGACAAGTTTGTCATCAAATCCCTTCAATCGCCCAATCAAGGCTTCTGGATTAGCCGCCGCGATGGGAACATCAATTTCCTTGATG ATGAGACATGCTCTGGAAGTCCTTCAAGGACATCAACAATTTATGGTGTGGTGGGAACAATAAGACTTGTTGTAG GAACGTATGTTGTTGTAATAACCTCTTGCAAGGAAGTTGGAAGTTTCCTCGGCTATCCAGTATATCGCGTGATGTCTATGAGAGTACTTGCCTGTAATGACGCTTTAAAGTTTTCAACTGGGCAGGAA AAAAAGGATGAGGCTTACTTCATGACACTATTGAACATAGTGGAGTCAACGCCGGGTTTGTACTATTCGTATGAAACTGATATTACGTTGAA CTTGCAGAGAAGAAATAAGCTAGTGGAAGGGTGGATGAGTAAGCCATTATGGAAGCAG GCTGACCCTAGATATGTCTGGAATAGACATCTTTCAGAGGAGCTTATCGAGTGTAAG CTGGACAGATTCATCGTGCCCATAATACAAGGAA GCTTCCAAGTAGCAGAACTGAAGCTAAAAGATTCACATGCGATGGTAACATTAGTTTCGAGGAGATGTAATCGGCGCCTAG GAACAAGAATGTGGAGAAGAGGAGCTAACCTTGAAGGTGATGCTGCCAATTTTATTGAAACTGAACAGTTACTTGAAACTGAAGGATTCAGATCTTCATTTTTGCAG GTTCGAGGCTCAATTCCTCTACTGTGGGAGCAGATTGTTGATCTAAGCTATAAACCACACCTTAGTGTCATTAAACATGAGCAAACG CCACTTGTAGTGGAGCGTCATTTCAGTGATCTATCACAAAGATACGGAGAGATAATAGCAATTGATCTAACCGAAAAA CATGGTGAAGAAGGTCAATTAAGTGCAGCATATGCTGCTGAAATGAAAAATGTGCCAAACGTCAG ATATGTGCCATTTGATTTCCATGGCCACTGTAAGGACTCAAACTTTGATAATCTGGAAATCCTGTATGACCAAATCTCTGAGGATGCTGAGAAACAAAG ATACTTCTTGATAGATAGAGAAGGAAATGTACAAGAGGAGCAGAGAGGAGTTATTAGATCAAACTGTGTTGATTCCCTTGATCGAACAAATGTTACTCAG TGTTATCTGGCGCAGAAAGCCTTAAATCTACAGTTGCAGAGGATTGGGGTGCTTAGTCCTTCTGAGTGCATTTCTATGTTTGATGAAGAATATGGAAAGTATAGAGCAT TGTGGGCGGAACAAGGTGATGAAATAAGCCTCGAGTATACTGGGACTCATGCCCTCAAAGGGGACATAGTGAG GTATGGAAAGCAAACAATATTCGGAATGATTAAAGATGGGATGAGTGCACTTTCGCGATATTACTTAAACAATTTCCATGATGGAATTCGACAG GATGCTTTGGATTTAATAAGTGGCCACTATACTGTCAATCGAAACAGTCTTTCTCCAATCGGGCAGAATGGCTTTGATCCTTTTTCT CACAATTTGAATGCAGTTTCTGGAAATACACTTTGTCTCACAAGTACAAATACAAGTATTGAATATGATACG TTCCTTCCGGTGACATCAGCATTGATA TTGGGCGAAATGTGCACCAGTACGTGTCTACTGCAATCTGTGCTGGAATAACTGCTGGAGTTATGGCAATTCTCAAAGCTAATGGAAGGCAGTTTTGTTCAAGGCCCCGCTTGTGCGGTCTCTTGTAA